One Candidatus Limnocylindrales bacterium genomic window carries:
- a CDS encoding nitroreductase family protein, giving the protein MEFREAISTTGTCRFYRRDPVPLDVLRRVLDAARYAPTGGNRQGVRFLVVRDEATRRALRDLYLPLWEQYASRATARPGAPLPALLANADHMARHLHEIPVHVVVCAQTSDLMATDRHLDRVSIVAGASVYPAVQNLLVAARTEGLGTALTTLLCAVEPKVKELLAIPEGMLTAAMIPMGYPLHGFPKKLARKPLDEIVFGERFGAALT; this is encoded by the coding sequence ATGGAATTTCGCGAGGCGATATCGACGACCGGCACGTGCCGCTTCTATCGCCGCGATCCCGTCCCGCTCGATGTGCTGCGGCGGGTGCTGGATGCGGCGCGGTACGCACCCACCGGCGGCAACCGCCAGGGCGTGCGCTTCCTGGTCGTCCGCGACGAGGCCACGCGGCGTGCGCTTCGCGACCTGTATCTGCCGCTGTGGGAGCAGTACGCCTCGCGCGCCACGGCCCGGCCCGGTGCGCCGCTGCCGGCCCTGCTCGCCAATGCCGACCACATGGCGCGGCATCTGCACGAGATCCCGGTGCACGTCGTGGTCTGCGCACAGACCTCGGATCTCATGGCCACCGATCGTCATCTCGATCGCGTCTCGATCGTGGCGGGCGCATCGGTCTATCCGGCGGTGCAGAACCTCCTTGTCGCGGCGCGCACCGAGGGGCTCGGCACCGCGCTGACCACGCTGCTGTGCGCGGTCGAGCCGAAGGTGAAGGAGTTGCTCGCCATCCCGGAAGGGATGCTGACCGCGGCCATGATTCCCATGGGCTACCCGCTGCACGGGTTCCCGAAGAAGCTGGCGCGAAAGCCTCTGGACGAGATCGTGTTCGGGGAGAGGTTCGGCGCTGCGCTGACGTGA
- a CDS encoding sodium:alanine symporter family protein, which translates to MEGLEKLLGSISDFVWGPPLLILLFGTHVFLTFRLRFIQRHLRTAIRLSWKTSGEGQGDVSQFGALATALAATIGTGNIVGVATAVAAGGPGAVFWMWLTGVFGIATKYAEALLAVKYRVRTADGTMAGGPMYALERGTGQRWLALVFAALTAVAAFGIGCMVQANSISSLLHDSMGVSPWLSGIVMTALTAFVILGGIKSIAAVCEALVPFMAIFYVAGCTVLLVMNFAQIPETLYLIVSGAFTPQAATGGFVGAGVREAMRFGIARGLFSNESGLGSAPIVAAAAQTRNPVRQALVSSTGTFWDTVVVCALTGLVVVNSGDWTKGLKGAALTNAAFEDVPYVGSIVLTIGLLTFVFSTILGWSYYGEKAAEYLAGPRAIVPYRWLWVAAVMVGSVASLPSVWAFADIANGLMAVPNLISLLVLQRVLVSETDRYLWSGRLDDHADEDG; encoded by the coding sequence GTGGAAGGACTCGAGAAGCTGCTCGGTTCGATCAGCGATTTCGTCTGGGGGCCGCCGCTGCTGATCCTGCTTTTCGGGACGCACGTCTTCCTGACCTTCCGCCTGCGTTTCATCCAGCGTCATCTTCGCACGGCGATCCGCCTGTCGTGGAAGACATCGGGCGAAGGGCAGGGCGACGTCAGCCAGTTCGGTGCGCTGGCCACGGCTCTGGCCGCCACGATCGGCACCGGCAACATCGTCGGCGTGGCCACCGCCGTTGCCGCGGGCGGGCCCGGCGCCGTGTTCTGGATGTGGCTGACCGGCGTGTTCGGCATCGCCACCAAGTACGCCGAAGCGCTCCTGGCGGTGAAATACCGCGTCCGCACCGCCGACGGCACGATGGCCGGCGGCCCGATGTACGCGCTCGAGCGGGGCACGGGCCAGCGCTGGCTTGCGCTGGTTTTCGCTGCGCTGACGGCCGTTGCCGCCTTCGGCATCGGCTGCATGGTGCAGGCCAACTCCATCAGCTCGCTGCTGCACGACTCCATGGGAGTCTCGCCATGGCTCAGCGGCATCGTGATGACGGCACTGACTGCATTCGTCATTCTCGGTGGCATCAAGTCGATCGCGGCGGTGTGTGAAGCGCTGGTGCCGTTCATGGCGATCTTCTACGTCGCCGGCTGCACCGTGCTGCTGGTGATGAACTTCGCGCAGATTCCGGAGACGCTCTATCTCATCGTCAGCGGCGCGTTCACGCCGCAGGCTGCCACTGGAGGGTTTGTCGGCGCCGGCGTGCGCGAAGCGATGCGCTTCGGCATCGCGCGCGGCCTCTTCTCGAACGAATCGGGGCTCGGCAGCGCGCCGATCGTGGCGGCCGCGGCACAGACCCGGAACCCGGTGCGACAGGCGCTGGTGTCGTCGACGGGCACGTTCTGGGACACGGTCGTCGTCTGCGCCCTCACCGGTCTGGTCGTCGTCAACTCCGGCGATTGGACCAAGGGCCTCAAGGGCGCCGCCCTGACCAACGCGGCGTTCGAGGACGTCCCGTACGTGGGCAGCATCGTACTGACGATCGGCCTGCTGACGTTCGTCTTCTCGACGATCCTCGGCTGGTCGTACTACGGCGAGAAGGCGGCCGAATATCTGGCCGGGCCCCGCGCGATCGTTCCGTACCGCTGGCTGTGGGTGGCTGCGGTGATGGTGGGATCGGTGGCGTCGCTGCCGTCGGTGTGGGCATTCGCCGACATCGCCAATGGCCTGATGGCCGTGCCCAACCTGATCTCGCTGCTGGTGCTCCAGCGCGTCCTCGTCAGCGAGACCGACAGGTATCTGTGGTCGGGCCGCCTCGACGACCACGCCGACGAAGACGGCTGA
- the hisC gene encoding histidinol-phosphate transaminase, whose translation MTRGKDLVSPRTAAMQGYVPGEQPSDARLVKLNTNENPYACSPLVAEAIQAEARRLHLYPSPCADALRRKAAQIYGVREDQVLVGNGSDELLSILVRACTQPGDAVAYPVPTYSLYRTLAEAAGARTIELPWQGQALPASLAEADARLTFLCSPNSPTGLALPLDEIAAFTRQARGVVVVDEAYVDFGDATALSILQQHPNMMVLRTFSKSFSLAGLRLGLGFAHAELVEELVKIKDSYNVSRLAIAAGVAALEDYDWMRSNVARVRATRARVTARLRAAGYGVRDSSANFLWIDCSAHGGGKAIYERLRQASVLVRFFDQEGLREGIRISIGTDDQMDRALSVLAAA comes from the coding sequence ATGACGCGCGGGAAGGATCTGGTCTCGCCGCGCACGGCGGCGATGCAGGGCTACGTGCCCGGCGAGCAGCCGTCGGATGCGCGGCTCGTCAAGCTCAACACGAACGAGAACCCCTACGCATGCTCGCCGCTGGTGGCCGAGGCGATCCAGGCCGAGGCGCGCCGGCTGCACCTGTACCCGTCGCCGTGCGCCGATGCGCTGCGCCGCAAGGCCGCGCAGATCTACGGCGTGCGCGAAGATCAGGTCCTGGTCGGCAACGGCTCCGATGAGCTGCTCTCGATCCTGGTGCGCGCCTGCACGCAGCCCGGCGACGCGGTGGCGTATCCGGTGCCCACGTACTCGCTGTATCGCACTCTGGCCGAAGCGGCGGGCGCCCGCACGATCGAGCTGCCGTGGCAGGGGCAGGCGCTGCCGGCATCGCTCGCCGAGGCCGATGCACGCCTGACGTTCCTGTGCTCGCCCAACTCGCCAACCGGTCTTGCGCTGCCTCTCGACGAGATCGCGGCGTTTACCCGCCAGGCTCGCGGCGTGGTCGTGGTCGACGAAGCGTACGTCGATTTCGGCGACGCCACTGCGCTGTCCATCCTGCAGCAGCATCCGAACATGATGGTGCTGCGCACGTTCTCGAAGTCCTTCTCGCTGGCGGGCCTGCGACTGGGCCTCGGCTTCGCGCACGCGGAGCTCGTCGAGGAGCTGGTCAAGATCAAGGACTCCTACAACGTCTCGCGGCTGGCCATCGCCGCGGGCGTTGCCGCTCTCGAGGACTACGACTGGATGCGCAGCAACGTCGCGCGCGTGCGTGCCACGCGTGCTCGCGTCACGGCGCGGCTACGCGCGGCGGGCTACGGCGTGCGCGACTCCAGCGCCAACTTCCTGTGGATCGATTGCAGCGCCCACGGTGGCGGCAAGGCCATCTATGAGCGCCTGCGACAGGCCAGTGTGCTCGTGCGCTTCTTCGATCAGGAAGGTCTGCGCGAGGGGATTCGCATCAGCATCGGAACCGACGACCAGATGGACCGTGCCCTGTCGGTGCTGGCGGCGGCGTAG
- a CDS encoding M48 family metalloprotease, with product MRRLLAIVLAINLAAPPALVGRALASVAEEKKLAAEFMAQAMPHLPLIHDYEVVSFVRSMGNKMVKTLGPQPFDFEFFVIRENSINAFAVPGGKVFVHAGLIARAESEDELAGVMGHEIGHAHAHHMVRQQQKGAAAGYASLLGIFLGIINPVLAAGALAAGQAAQLKYQRDFEREADFLGIEYARKAGYEPIALTHLLRKIYTEQQLNPTLIPPYFQSHPLSGERLSNLEAVLGKKEYSAERLQPTLRLKRAQAIARGYAQTREEAIPDYERALAQATPQQRPEALELIGVLMTAGEDWGLAEKYLREAEAAGRNVDREMGRVALRSGRLDEARTRLERAHKKDPADWDVLAELGTIDYQEGRMKQAVERLQASVDAESYRPDVLQTLARALGKTGKEGAGFYWFARTAEIQGQLPQAMVYYRRAMDALPADDPLREKIVKRGKELGDEIREEREERRREGTLEPGIPPPSRRLPGPGGR from the coding sequence ATGCGCCGACTTCTGGCGATCGTGCTGGCGATCAATCTGGCGGCGCCTCCGGCGCTCGTCGGCCGCGCGCTGGCGTCGGTGGCCGAGGAGAAGAAGCTCGCTGCCGAGTTCATGGCGCAGGCCATGCCGCATCTGCCGCTCATCCACGACTACGAAGTGGTCAGCTTCGTGCGGTCGATGGGCAACAAGATGGTGAAGACGCTGGGCCCGCAGCCCTTCGACTTCGAGTTCTTCGTCATCCGCGAGAACAGCATCAACGCGTTCGCGGTGCCGGGCGGCAAGGTCTTCGTCCATGCCGGATTGATCGCGCGCGCCGAGAGCGAGGACGAGCTGGCCGGCGTCATGGGGCACGAGATCGGCCACGCGCATGCCCATCACATGGTGCGCCAGCAGCAGAAGGGTGCGGCCGCCGGCTACGCCTCGCTGCTCGGAATCTTCCTGGGCATCATCAATCCGGTGCTCGCCGCCGGCGCACTGGCCGCGGGGCAGGCGGCGCAGCTCAAGTATCAGCGCGATTTCGAGCGCGAGGCGGACTTTCTCGGCATCGAGTACGCGCGCAAGGCCGGTTACGAGCCGATCGCGCTGACGCACCTGCTGCGCAAGATCTACACCGAGCAGCAGCTCAACCCGACGCTGATCCCGCCCTACTTCCAGTCGCATCCGCTCTCGGGAGAGCGCCTGTCCAACCTGGAGGCGGTGCTCGGCAAGAAGGAATATTCGGCCGAGCGCCTGCAGCCGACGCTGCGCCTGAAGCGCGCGCAGGCCATCGCGCGCGGATACGCGCAGACGCGCGAAGAGGCCATTCCCGACTACGAGCGCGCGCTGGCGCAGGCCACGCCGCAGCAGCGGCCCGAAGCGCTCGAGCTCATCGGCGTGCTGATGACGGCGGGTGAGGACTGGGGCCTGGCCGAGAAGTATCTTCGCGAGGCCGAAGCGGCCGGCCGCAACGTCGACCGAGAAATGGGGCGCGTCGCGTTGCGCAGCGGCCGGCTCGATGAGGCCAGGACGCGCCTGGAGCGGGCGCACAAGAAGGACCCTGCCGACTGGGACGTTCTCGCCGAGCTCGGAACCATCGACTACCAGGAAGGCCGCATGAAGCAGGCCGTCGAGCGGCTGCAGGCGTCGGTGGACGCCGAAAGCTACCGGCCCGACGTTCTGCAGACCCTGGCGCGCGCGCTCGGCAAGACCGGAAAGGAGGGCGCAGGCTTCTACTGGTTCGCTCGCACGGCCGAGATCCAGGGACAGCTCCCGCAGGCGATGGTCTACTACCGCCGCGCCATGGACGCGTTGCCCGCCGACGACCCGCTGCGCGAGAAGATCGTCAAGCGCGGCAAGGAGCTCGGCGACGAGATCCGCGAGGAGAGGGAAGAGCGGCGCCGCGAAGGCACGCTCGAGCCGGGCATTCCTCCGCCGAGCCGCCGCCTGCCCGGGCCGGGAGGGCGCTGA
- the hemB gene encoding porphobilinogen synthase, whose translation MGFPDQRPRRLRRNETIRRMVRETRLSREDLVLPLFVVPGTGVEKEIGSMPGVFQQSVDKATDTAIRARDLGIPAVLLFGIPEKKDAVGSDSARADGPVQTLVRSIGQAVPDLLVITDVCLCEYTDHGHCGLLDGQDVANDPTLEVLAQEALSHARAGADIVAPSDMMDGRVGRIRSVLDEEGFDHVAILSYAAKYCSGFYGPFREAAESAPQFGDRRAYQMDPGNAAEAMREIAMDLDEGADMVMVKPALPYLDIVRRAKDTFDCPVAAYQVSGEYSMIKAAARAGWLDEQRIVDETLLSIRRAGADFIITYFALSVAGRL comes from the coding sequence GTGGGATTTCCCGATCAGCGGCCGCGCCGGCTGCGCCGCAACGAGACGATCCGACGCATGGTGCGCGAGACGCGCCTGTCGCGAGAGGATCTGGTGCTGCCGCTCTTCGTCGTGCCCGGCACCGGCGTGGAGAAGGAGATCGGCTCGATGCCGGGCGTTTTCCAGCAGTCGGTCGACAAGGCCACCGACACCGCCATCCGCGCGCGCGATCTCGGCATTCCCGCGGTGCTGCTCTTCGGCATTCCCGAGAAGAAGGACGCCGTCGGCAGCGACAGCGCGCGAGCCGACGGCCCCGTGCAGACGCTGGTCCGGTCGATCGGGCAGGCGGTGCCCGATCTGCTCGTCATCACCGACGTCTGTCTTTGCGAGTACACCGACCACGGGCACTGCGGGCTTCTGGACGGGCAGGACGTGGCCAACGATCCCACGCTCGAGGTGCTCGCGCAGGAAGCGCTGTCGCACGCGCGCGCCGGCGCCGACATCGTTGCGCCCTCCGACATGATGGACGGGCGCGTCGGGCGCATTCGCTCCGTGCTGGACGAGGAAGGCTTCGACCACGTCGCCATTCTCTCGTACGCGGCCAAGTACTGCTCCGGCTTCTACGGTCCCTTTCGTGAGGCAGCCGAGTCCGCGCCGCAGTTCGGCGACCGCCGCGCCTATCAGATGGATCCAGGCAACGCCGCCGAGGCCATGCGCGAGATCGCCATGGACCTGGACGAAGGCGCCGACATGGTCATGGTCAAGCCGGCGCTGCCGTACCTGGACATCGTGCGCCGCGCCAAGGATACGTTCGACTGCCCCGTGGCCGCCTACCAGGTCAGCGGCGAGTATTCGATGATCAAGGCGGCGGCCAGGGCGGGGTGGCTCGACGAGCAGCGAATCGTCGACGAGACGCTGCTCTCCATCCGCCGCGCCGGGGCGGATTTCATCATCACCTATTTCGCCTTGTCCGTGGCGGGCCGGCTCTGA
- the cobA gene encoding uroporphyrinogen-III C-methyltransferase, whose protein sequence is MSGRVYLVGAGPGDPGLLTLRGKEVLEQADVVLYDSLANARLLDHAPPSAQRILVGKRHGRTSVEQEEIEAMLVALARQGKNVVRLKGGDPYIFGRGGEEAQACRAAGIDFEIVPGVTSAIAVPAYAGIPLTHREHSSSVTFVTGQPGSTRPEFEPDWDFLARSGGTLVFLMAMTRIEHIAARLIAAGMDPATPVAAIRWGTLPRQQSVLATLKDIGSKAGEDLKRPPVIFVVGQVAALADELAWYERLPLFGRRVVVTRARAQAGALASLLERAGAWVIEYPTIELTELPIGRDVFDRLATYDWLVLTSTNGVASFFDQMKAARCDVRQLAGVRVAAIGPVTAAAIEAHGVLVAAQPAEFRAEALLHALGEVDGKRILLARAEVAREVLPEELRARGACVDVVPVYRTGLPSAPEPADSLGSFDVITFTSSSTVTNFDRLCEGRTREIIGDAAIAAIGPVTAQTIADLGMHVAVMPGDYTIDALAEAIIAHLGSGTRKA, encoded by the coding sequence GTGAGCGGGCGCGTCTACCTGGTCGGCGCCGGGCCCGGCGATCCGGGCCTTCTGACGCTGCGCGGAAAGGAGGTGCTCGAGCAGGCCGACGTCGTGCTCTACGACTCGCTGGCCAACGCCCGTCTTCTCGACCATGCGCCGCCCTCGGCGCAGCGGATCCTGGTCGGCAAGCGCCACGGCCGCACCAGCGTCGAGCAGGAAGAGATCGAGGCCATGCTGGTCGCTCTGGCACGGCAGGGGAAGAACGTGGTGCGCCTCAAGGGCGGCGACCCGTACATCTTCGGACGCGGCGGCGAGGAAGCGCAGGCGTGCCGCGCCGCCGGCATCGATTTCGAGATCGTTCCGGGCGTGACCTCCGCCATCGCCGTGCCCGCCTATGCGGGCATCCCGCTGACGCACCGCGAGCATTCCTCGTCGGTCACGTTCGTCACCGGCCAGCCCGGCTCCACGCGCCCCGAGTTCGAGCCGGACTGGGACTTCCTGGCGCGCAGCGGCGGTACGCTGGTGTTCCTCATGGCCATGACGCGGATCGAGCACATCGCGGCGCGTCTGATCGCGGCGGGGATGGACCCCGCTACGCCGGTTGCCGCGATTCGATGGGGCACGCTGCCGAGGCAGCAGAGCGTGCTCGCGACGCTGAAAGACATCGGCTCGAAGGCCGGCGAGGACCTGAAGCGGCCGCCCGTGATCTTCGTGGTCGGCCAGGTCGCCGCGCTGGCGGACGAGCTGGCCTGGTACGAACGGCTGCCGCTTTTCGGCCGCCGCGTCGTCGTCACGCGCGCCCGCGCGCAGGCCGGGGCGCTGGCGTCCCTGCTCGAGCGCGCCGGTGCCTGGGTGATCGAGTATCCCACCATCGAGCTGACCGAGCTGCCGATCGGCCGCGACGTCTTCGATCGTTTGGCGACGTACGACTGGCTGGTGCTGACGAGCACGAACGGCGTGGCTTCGTTCTTCGATCAGATGAAGGCGGCGCGGTGCGATGTGCGCCAGCTTGCCGGCGTACGCGTAGCCGCCATCGGTCCGGTCACCGCGGCCGCGATCGAAGCGCACGGCGTGCTGGTGGCGGCGCAGCCGGCCGAGTTTCGGGCCGAGGCGCTGCTGCATGCGCTCGGCGAGGTCGACGGAAAGCGGATCCTGCTGGCGCGCGCGGAAGTCGCACGCGAGGTGCTGCCCGAGGAGCTGCGGGCGCGCGGCGCCTGCGTCGATGTGGTGCCGGTCTATCGCACCGGCTTGCCGTCCGCGCCCGAGCCGGCCGACTCGCTCGGCTCCTTCGACGTGATCACGTTCACGAGCTCGAGCACCGTGACCAACTTCGATCGTCTGTGCGAGGGCCGCACGCGAGAGATCATCGGCGACGCCGCCATCGCCGCCATCGGTCCCGTCACCGCCCAGACGATCGCCGATCTGGGCATGCACGTCGCGGTGATGCCCGGCGACTACACGATCGATGCGCTGGCCGAAGCCATCATCGCGCACCTCGGCAGCGGCACCCGCAAGGCCTGA
- the hemC gene encoding hydroxymethylbilane synthase — MKLRVGTRRSPLALTQTRQSMRALAVHDASLSYELVEIVTSGDRIQDRPLRESGGKGLFIKELDEALLDGRIDCAVHSLKDVPSELAPGIAIAAVLERADPRDLLVTTDGRTLDELPADVLVGTTSLRRSCQLLARRPKARVRMLRGNIETRVKKLLAGECAATFLAAAGIARLGLALAPAHGVVLDPSVFVPAPGQGALAITARADDEATIAALRPLDHPPSHAAIDAERAFARAFGGGCHLPLAAFAEVTGTRVTLTGLLSSPDGQRVLREQAIGPAEHGAILGERLARGFFDRGAAEIIAAAEPS, encoded by the coding sequence GTGAAGCTGCGAGTGGGAACGCGGCGAAGCCCTCTGGCGCTGACGCAGACCCGGCAGTCGATGCGCGCCCTGGCCGTGCACGACGCCTCGCTCTCCTACGAGCTGGTGGAGATCGTCACCAGCGGCGACCGAATACAGGACCGCCCTCTGCGCGAGTCGGGCGGCAAGGGCCTGTTCATCAAGGAGCTGGACGAAGCGCTGCTGGACGGCCGCATCGACTGCGCCGTGCACTCGCTCAAGGACGTTCCTTCCGAGCTCGCTCCCGGCATCGCCATCGCCGCGGTGCTCGAGCGCGCCGACCCGCGCGACCTGCTCGTGACCACCGACGGGCGCACGCTCGATGAGCTTCCCGCCGACGTGCTCGTCGGCACCACCAGCCTGCGGCGCTCCTGCCAGCTGCTCGCGCGCCGCCCGAAAGCGCGTGTCAGGATGCTGCGCGGCAACATCGAGACGCGAGTGAAGAAGCTGCTGGCGGGCGAGTGCGCGGCAACGTTCCTGGCGGCCGCCGGCATCGCGCGCCTCGGCCTGGCGCTGGCGCCCGCGCACGGCGTCGTGCTCGATCCGTCGGTGTTCGTACCGGCGCCGGGGCAGGGTGCCCTGGCCATCACCGCGCGCGCCGACGACGAGGCCACCATCGCTGCGCTGCGCCCGCTCGATCACCCTCCGTCGCACGCCGCCATCGATGCCGAGCGTGCCTTCGCACGCGCGTTCGGCGGCGGCTGCCATCTGCCGCTGGCCGCGTTCGCGGAGGTCACCGGCACGCGCGTCACGCTCACCGGGCTGCTGTCGTCGCCCGACGGACAGCGCGTGTTGCGCGAGCAGGCCATCGGCCCCGCCGAGCACGGCGCGATCCTGGGCGAGCGGCTCGCGCGGGGCTTCTTCGATCGCGGCGCCGCCGAGATCATCGCTGCCGCAGAGCCATCGTGA
- the hemA gene encoding glutamyl-tRNA reductase gives MSASAHKGAAGRELTVVSVNHHNAPVAVRERLAAACEDAAAFLSRVLSLEGVQEAVLLSTCNRIEVVVCAASSQGAAARIGSLLLESGGIAEGHSEVVAAMSGRDAVRHVFRVASSLDSMVVGEPQILGQMKQQFDAAATMAAVGPVLFRVFNKSFSVAKRVRTETGIASRSVSVAGAAVDLARHIFDTLEGKVVMLIGAGDTGETAARYFLAAGVGQLMVVNRTFETAVELARELSATPLPLERFRTYLPLADLVVGSAGGGELLTADDVRTSLRERRGKPVFFIDLAVPRNFQPAINQLDGAYLYDIDELGAVIDDNLGERRREAVRAEAMVESEVEQFWQWFEKLDVVPTIVELREYADTIRRGEVEKTLAKMRSLSEEDRERIHQMTKAIVNKLLHHPTSVLKQEESSTEESRLLTAVRRLFGLGESR, from the coding sequence TTGAGCGCTTCCGCGCACAAGGGCGCCGCCGGTCGTGAGCTGACGGTGGTCAGCGTCAATCACCACAACGCTCCGGTGGCGGTGCGCGAGAGGCTGGCGGCTGCGTGCGAGGACGCGGCGGCGTTTCTCTCGCGCGTGCTCTCGCTGGAGGGCGTGCAGGAGGCGGTTCTGCTCAGCACCTGCAATCGCATCGAGGTCGTGGTGTGCGCGGCGTCGTCGCAGGGCGCGGCCGCGCGCATCGGCTCGCTGCTGCTGGAGTCGGGCGGCATCGCAGAGGGCCACTCCGAGGTCGTCGCCGCGATGAGCGGCCGCGACGCCGTTCGTCACGTCTTCCGCGTGGCCTCCAGCCTGGACTCCATGGTCGTGGGCGAGCCGCAGATCCTCGGCCAGATGAAGCAGCAGTTCGACGCGGCCGCCACGATGGCGGCGGTGGGACCGGTGCTGTTCCGCGTCTTCAACAAGAGCTTCTCCGTCGCCAAGCGCGTGCGCACCGAGACCGGCATTGCCTCACGGTCGGTATCGGTGGCCGGGGCAGCCGTCGACCTGGCGCGCCACATCTTCGACACGCTCGAGGGCAAGGTCGTGATGCTGATCGGCGCGGGCGATACCGGCGAGACCGCGGCCCGTTACTTCCTTGCCGCCGGCGTCGGGCAGCTCATGGTCGTCAATCGCACTTTCGAGACGGCGGTGGAGCTGGCGCGCGAGCTGTCGGCTACGCCGCTTCCGCTCGAGCGCTTCCGTACGTACCTGCCGCTGGCGGACCTGGTGGTGGGCTCGGCGGGCGGCGGCGAGCTGCTGACCGCCGACGACGTCAGGACTTCGCTGCGCGAGCGGCGCGGAAAGCCGGTGTTCTTCATCGACCTTGCGGTGCCGCGCAACTTCCAGCCGGCGATCAACCAGCTCGACGGCGCCTACCTCTACGACATCGACGAGCTCGGTGCCGTCATCGACGACAACCTCGGAGAGCGGCGCCGCGAAGCGGTGCGCGCCGAGGCGATGGTCGAAAGCGAGGTCGAGCAGTTCTGGCAGTGGTTCGAGAAGCTCGACGTCGTGCCGACGATCGTCGAGCTGCGCGAGTACGCGGACACGATCCGGCGCGGCGAAGTGGAGAAGACGCTGGCGAAGATGCGCTCGCTGTCCGAGGAAGACCGTGAGCGCATCCACCAGATGACCAAGGCCATCGTCAACAAGCTGCTCCACCATCCCACCAGCGTGCTCAAGCAGGAGGAATCGTCGACCGAGGAGTCGCGCCTGCTGACCGCGGTCAGGCGTCTGTTCGGACTGGGAGAAAGCCGGTGA
- the ccsA gene encoding cytochrome c biogenesis protein CcsA has product MLLLAALCYVTASFSFSRAIASPEAAGTRLAPWLLAAGFAMHTFDLLRAFMVGGAPPVASFAGGFSFFAWLLVGLYLALQSRLPLAAAGALVAPLAFIAVLGDALVGASDAALPQGLRSPWLPVHVTLAFLGNAVFALAFAVSAIYLLQENLLKTHRSGALIRRLPALERLDRLNHVFLLWGFPLLTLGIVTGGIWSMNAWGHFWSWEPREVLAVLTWILYAGLLQLRMLGDLRGRRAAHWTIAAFSFLLVSYLAVNILGIGVRHGLGQVG; this is encoded by the coding sequence ATGCTTCTGTTGGCGGCCCTCTGCTACGTGACCGCGTCGTTCAGCTTCTCGCGCGCTATCGCCTCGCCCGAGGCAGCCGGCACGCGGCTGGCGCCATGGCTGCTGGCCGCCGGCTTTGCCATGCACACGTTCGATCTGCTGCGCGCGTTCATGGTCGGCGGCGCTCCGCCTGTCGCGAGCTTCGCCGGCGGGTTCTCCTTTTTCGCCTGGCTGCTGGTGGGGCTGTACCTTGCGCTGCAGTCGCGTCTGCCGCTGGCGGCGGCCGGCGCGCTGGTCGCGCCGCTGGCCTTCATCGCCGTCCTCGGCGACGCGCTGGTGGGCGCCAGCGATGCGGCGCTGCCGCAGGGGCTGCGAAGCCCGTGGCTGCCGGTGCACGTCACGCTGGCGTTCCTTGGCAACGCGGTCTTCGCTCTGGCCTTCGCCGTCAGCGCCATCTACCTGCTGCAGGAGAACCTGCTCAAGACCCACCGCAGCGGCGCGCTCATCCGGCGCCTGCCGGCGCTGGAGCGGCTCGACCGCCTCAACCACGTCTTCCTGCTGTGGGGATTCCCGCTGCTGACGCTCGGCATCGTCACCGGCGGCATCTGGTCCATGAACGCGTGGGGCCATTTCTGGAGCTGGGAGCCGCGCGAAGTGCTCGCCGTGCTGACCTGGATTCTCTACGCGGGCCTCCTGCAGCTGCGCATGCTGGGCGACCTTCGCGGCCGCCGTGCCGCGCACTGGACCATCGCCGCCTTCTCCTTCCTGCTGGTCTCGTATCTGGCGGTCAACATCCTCGGTATCGGCGTGCGTCATGGGCTGGGGCAGGTCGGGTAG